In a genomic window of Corvus hawaiiensis isolate bCorHaw1 chromosome Z, bCorHaw1.pri.cur, whole genome shotgun sequence:
- the PHF24 gene encoding PHD finger protein 24 isoform X1 produces MGVLMSRRQTVERVQKVSLAVSAFKDGLREQPSTRRRAEAGTARQGTLEQEVQEGEEEESAGPSQPEESSASKAAWERLRDGRGVEPEEFDRANRFTPPAFIRPKRELHDDEPPDISLEQREQILNDEMCEICEVWTAESLFPCRICPRVYHDGCLRRMGYLQKDSAVEVTETAHTETGWSCYYCDNLNLLLTEEEMYSLMETLKNCKIIPESCLTLDDFLHYKHQVHKQQFERTMPEAQEEQAALQFNALDPDKKGHIEWQDFLSHESIQLLQKIRPQNALLRLLTPKERERARAAFLALDQDNDGFIGEGECRQARHTWFRKHQKEMLSCNVRSGDEEHRPPCHSISHVGPISEGSPASSRNGKSPEKILPATKQEETRSIDWPGFLRENVAYILAARPNSAALHLQPLA; encoded by the exons ATGGGGGTGCTGATGTCGAGGAGGCAGACGGTGGAGAGGGTGCAGAAGGTCAGCTTGGCCGTGTCAGCCTTCAAGGATGGGCTGCGGGAGCAGCCATCGACACGGCGTCGGGCGGAGGCGGGCACCGCACGCCAGGGGAcgctggagcaggaggtgcaggagggagaggaggaagaatcAGCAGGACCTTCCCAGCCGGAGGAGAGCAGTGCCAGCAAGGCAGCCTGGGAGCGGCTGCGGGATGGCCGGGGTGTGGAGCCTGAGGAGTTTGACCGGGCCAACAGGTTCACACCACCTGCCTTCATCCGGCCCAAGAGGGAGCTCCACGATGATGAGCCCCCGgacatcagcctggagcagagggagcag ATCCTGAATGATGAGATGTGTGAGATCTGTGAGGTGTGGACGGCCGAGAGCCTCTTCCCCTGCCGCATCTGCCCCCGGGTGTATCACGACGGCTGCCTGCGCCGCATGGGATACTTGCAGAAGGACAGTGCCGTGGAGGTGACGGAGACAGCGCACACTGagacaggctggagctgctACTACTGC gaCAACCTCAATCTGCTGCTGACAGAGGAAGAGATGTACAGCCTGATGGAGACCCTGAAGAACTGCAAGATCATTCCAG AGAGCTGCCTGACCCTGGATGACTTCCTGCACTACAAACACCAAGTGCACAAGCAGCAGTTCGAACGGACCATGCCTGAGGcacaggaggagcaggcagCCCTGCAGTTCAACGCCCTGGACCCCGACAAGAAGGGGCACATCGAGTGGCAGGACTTCCTCTCCCATGAGTccatccagctgctgcagaaaataCGGCCGCAG AATGCCCTTCTGCGGCTGCTGACACccaaggagcgggagcgggcACGGGCAGCCTTCCTGGCCCTGGACCAGGACAACGATGGCTTCATCGGGGAGGGCGAGTGCCGCCAGGCCCGGCACACCTGGTTCCGCAAGCACCAAAAGGAGATGCTGTCCTGCAATGTCAG AAGTGGGGATGAAGAACACCGTCCTCCCTGCCACAGCATCAGCCATGTGGGGCCCATATCAGAGGGCAGCCCCGCCAGCAGCAGGAACGGCAAGAGCCCGGAGAAGATCCTGCCAGCCACAAAGCAGGAGGAGACCAG GAGCATCGACTGGCCCGGCTTCCTGCGGGAGAATGTCGCCTACATCCTGGCAGCGCGCCCCAACAGCGCAGCcctgcacctgcagcccctcGCCTAG
- the PHF24 gene encoding PHD finger protein 24 isoform X2, which yields MGVLMSRRQTVERVQKVSLAVSAFKDGLREQPSTRRRAEAGTARQGTLEQEVQEGEEEESAGPSQPEESSASKAAWERLRDGRGVEPEEFDRANRFTPPAFIRPKRELHDDEPPDISLEQREQILNDEMCEICEVWTAESLFPCRICPRVYHDGCLRRMGYLQKDSAVEVTETAHTETGWSCYYCDNLNLLLTEEEMYSLMETLKNCKIIPESCLTLDDFLHYKHQVHKQQFERTMPEAQEEQAALQFNALDPDKKGHIEWQDFLSHESIQLLQKIRPQNALLRLLTPKERERARAAFLALDQDNDGFIGEGECRQARHTWFRKHQKEMLSCNVSISHVGPISEGSPASSRNGKSPEKILPATKQEETRSIDWPGFLRENVAYILAARPNSAALHLQPLA from the exons ATGGGGGTGCTGATGTCGAGGAGGCAGACGGTGGAGAGGGTGCAGAAGGTCAGCTTGGCCGTGTCAGCCTTCAAGGATGGGCTGCGGGAGCAGCCATCGACACGGCGTCGGGCGGAGGCGGGCACCGCACGCCAGGGGAcgctggagcaggaggtgcaggagggagaggaggaagaatcAGCAGGACCTTCCCAGCCGGAGGAGAGCAGTGCCAGCAAGGCAGCCTGGGAGCGGCTGCGGGATGGCCGGGGTGTGGAGCCTGAGGAGTTTGACCGGGCCAACAGGTTCACACCACCTGCCTTCATCCGGCCCAAGAGGGAGCTCCACGATGATGAGCCCCCGgacatcagcctggagcagagggagcag ATCCTGAATGATGAGATGTGTGAGATCTGTGAGGTGTGGACGGCCGAGAGCCTCTTCCCCTGCCGCATCTGCCCCCGGGTGTATCACGACGGCTGCCTGCGCCGCATGGGATACTTGCAGAAGGACAGTGCCGTGGAGGTGACGGAGACAGCGCACACTGagacaggctggagctgctACTACTGC gaCAACCTCAATCTGCTGCTGACAGAGGAAGAGATGTACAGCCTGATGGAGACCCTGAAGAACTGCAAGATCATTCCAG AGAGCTGCCTGACCCTGGATGACTTCCTGCACTACAAACACCAAGTGCACAAGCAGCAGTTCGAACGGACCATGCCTGAGGcacaggaggagcaggcagCCCTGCAGTTCAACGCCCTGGACCCCGACAAGAAGGGGCACATCGAGTGGCAGGACTTCCTCTCCCATGAGTccatccagctgctgcagaaaataCGGCCGCAG AATGCCCTTCTGCGGCTGCTGACACccaaggagcgggagcgggcACGGGCAGCCTTCCTGGCCCTGGACCAGGACAACGATGGCTTCATCGGGGAGGGCGAGTGCCGCCAGGCCCGGCACACCTGGTTCCGCAAGCACCAAAAGGAGATGCTGTCCTGCAATGTCAG CATCAGCCATGTGGGGCCCATATCAGAGGGCAGCCCCGCCAGCAGCAGGAACGGCAAGAGCCCGGAGAAGATCCTGCCAGCCACAAAGCAGGAGGAGACCAG GAGCATCGACTGGCCCGGCTTCCTGCGGGAGAATGTCGCCTACATCCTGGCAGCGCGCCCCAACAGCGCAGCcctgcacctgcagcccctcGCCTAG